The sequence ATTGTAGTAAGCGTTCTTGATGTCCTCGATTGTTGCTGTCTTCGGATCTAGCCCAAAAACCTGCCAAGGTTTGAAGTAATTGAAAACGTTGATACCGTTAATACATCCGTAACCCTGTTGGTTCTCTTCACCTGGTAGAACGCCGATAAATTTCCGATATAGTCTTTCCCAGCTTTCCTTTTGCCCTAGGTTCAAATCATCTATTCCATCTGTTGCCATTTGGAATGAACCAGATTTCTTAAGTTGAGTTGTGTCTTTAACAGCAAAATGCTCATAGATTGCAGCTTTAAGCTGAACTAAGGTCAAAGGCTTAACTTTGGCAGCCTTTGTAGCTGTTTTCTGAGCCGTTGGCTCCTTCTTTTTATGGTTCGTAATAACGAACTGAGCGAATTCTTCAAGAACGCCCGTACTGACGCCATGAATCTCTGAAAGACGAGCAATCTCGTTCTGCAAATAGGAGTTCAAGGGAGTCGATTTTTGAGCCTTCACTGCTTTTGGAGCTTTTACTTTTGGTGACTTAG comes from Synechococcales cyanobacterium T60_A2020_003 and encodes:
- a CDS encoding J domain-containing protein, translated to MKAQKSTPLNSYLQNEIARLSEIHGVSTGVLEEFAQFVITNHKKKEPTAQKTATKAAKVKPLTLVQLKAAIYEHFAVKDTTQLKKSGSFQMATDGIDDLNLGQKESWERLYRKFIGVLPGEENQQGYGCINGINVFNYFKPWQVFGLDPKTATIEDIKNAYYNLSKIYHPDNPKTGDASIFDCLTVMYKSISAEA